The genomic window CCGCGCCCGTGGCACGCGCAGCGCGACGGCGCCGGAGCTCGAAGCTCCGACGCCGTCGCGGTCTGGTGATGCGGAGTGGCTGGCAGGCCTAGCCGCACTTGGACTGGTAGACGGCATCCTTCGCGTCGCCGTCGACGTTGTCCTTGGTGATGATGGTGAAGCCGGTCTGGATCTTGGCCTCGACCTTGTCGCCGTTCAGCGCAGCGATCGCCTGGGCGACACCGTCGGAACCGATGGTGGCCGGCTCCTGAGCGACGAGCGCCTGGACGGTGCCCTCCTTCAGCTGCTTGACCTGGGCGGGACCCGCGTCGAACCCGACGATGGTGACCGAGTCCTCCTTGCCGGCCTGCTTGACACCGGTCGCGGAACCTTCGGCCGCGAACAGGTTCGCTGCGAAGATGCCCACGATGTCGGGGTCCTTCTGGAGCGCCGCGGTCACGATCTCGGCAGCCGTGGACGGCTCGTTGTGGCTGTACTGCACGCCGAGGTCGGTGAACTTGTCATCGCCCTTGACCGCTTCCTGGAAGCCCTCGGCACGGGCGTCCGTGGTCGAGATGCCGGGGTCGACCGAGACCACGAGGACCTTGCCGCCCTCAGGGTGCGCTTCCTTGATCGCGTCGAACGCCGCAGCGCCGCCGCCCTTGTTGTCGCTCGAGATCTGCGAGACCGCGAACGACGGGTCGTCGACGGTGGTGTCGACGAGGACGACCTTGATGCCCGCGTCGGCCGCAGCCTTCAGCGGGGCCTCCATGGCCTTCACGTCGGTCGGGGCGACCAGGATCGCGTCCGGCTTCGAGGCGACGACCGAGTCGACGAGCGGCTTCTGCAGCGTCGGGTCGAACTTCTCCGGACCCTGGGTCGTGACCGTCGCGCCGGCATCCTTCGCCGCCGATTCGATACCGCACTGCATCGAGATGTAGAACTCGTCGCCTGCGACGCCCTGGATGAACGCGATCTTGTAGCCGTCGGAACCTGCGCCTGCGCTGCTGCCGCCCGAGCTCGCGCCACCGGAACACCCGGTGAGCATGAGGCCTGCCGACGCGCCGAGCGCGAGGACTCCGAGAACTGACTTCTTCCACTTCATTGTGATTTCCCGTTTCTCTTGAACTGCTGGACTACTGGGATGGTGCGGGGGGTGTTGATCTGTGTAGGGGTTATTTCTTCTTCCTGCTGACGAGGGCTCGCCAGAAGCTCGTGGATCCACCGCGGGCTGCGGAGGAACGGCGGACCTGGTCGACGTAGACGGCCAGGATGAGGACGGCGCCGACCGCGACCTGCTGCCAGAAGGGCTGCACGCCGGTGATGACGAAGCCGTTCTGGAGGACGGCGGGGATGAACAGACCGACGACGGTGCCGAAGATCGTCCCGTAGCCACCGAAGAGCGAGGTGCCACCGATGACGACCGCGGCGATGACGTTCAGGTTCGTCTGCGACTGACCGGCGATCGCGGTGGTGCCGAACTGCGACAGCGACAGGATGCCGGCGAGACCCGCGAGGCCACCCGAGATCGCGTAGATGCGGATGAGGTGACGGTCGACCTTCACGCCGACGCGTCGTGCCGCCTCCTCGCTCGAGCCCACCGCGTAGGTGTACAGGCCGAACTTCGTCTTGTGGAGGACGAGCGCACCGATGATGACGACGACGAGGGCGATGACCGAGATGATCGGGACTGCGCCGAAGATGTTGCCGTACCCGATCGAGTCGGTGAGGACCGACGGCACCTCGCGGATGTCGACGCCGCCGGTGAGGATCTGGGCGAGGCCGAGCGCCATGCCGAGGCTACCGAGGGTGACGATCAGCGGCGGCACCTTCGCTTTGGAGATGAGGATGCCGTTGAAGGTACCCCAGAGGATGCCGACGCCGATCGACACGAGGATGCCGACGATCGCGGTCCCCCAGTCGTCGCCGCCCATGGCCCGCATCGTCGTCGCGGACACGACGCCCGAGAAGACGAGGACGGAGCCGATCGAGAGGTCGATGCCGGAGGTGATGATGACGTAGGTCATGCCGACGCCGAGCACCGCGAGGATGGAGGCGTTCTGCACGACGAGCCGCAGGTTGGACAGCTGCGCGAAGGTGTCGGGTGCGATCGCGGAGAAGATCGCGATGACGACGAGGAGGACGATGAAGATCTGGAAGGCCTGAGCCTTGAAGAGCTTCTTGATCGGGGTCTCCCGGTCCTTGGCCGTCTCGATGGCGGTCGTCTCCGGCCCCATCTCGGCCTGCTTCACCGCGCTCATGCGACGTTCCTCGTGCTGGCACCGGTCATGAGACCGACGAGTTCTTCCATGTTCGTGTCCTTCGTGTCGACCGTCGCCGCGCGGTGGCCGAGCCGCAGCACCTGCACGCGGTCGGACACCTCCATGACGTGCGGCATCGAGTGGCTGATGAAGACGACCGCGATGCCCTTGTCGCGCACGCGGCGGATCGTCTCGAGCACGTTCTTCGTCTGACGGACGCCGAGGGCGGCCGTCGGTTCGTCGAGGAAGACGACCTTGTTGGCCCAGTGCACCGCACGGGCGATGGCGATCGCCTGGCGCTGCCCACCGGACATCGCGCCCACCGGGTCGGTGAGCGAACGGACGGTCGCGCCGAGTTCGTCGAAGGCGTGACGCGACTGCTTGCTCATCTCCTTGACGTTCATGAGGCCGAGCAGGCCGCCGAGGCCCGGCCGCATGATCTCGCGGCCGAGGTAGACGTTCTGCACGGGGTCGAGGTGGGGCGCGAGTGCGAGGTCCTGGTAGACCGTCTCGATGCCGAGCGCACTCGACTGCATGGGCGAGGTGAGGGTGATCGGTTCGCCTTCGAACCTGATCACGCCGCTGTCGACCGCGAGGTTGCCGGAGAGTGCCTTGACCAGGGTGGACTTGCCCGCGCCGTTGTCGCCGATGAGGGCGGTGACCTCGCCGGGGTAGACCTCGAAGTCCGCCTCGTCGAGGGCGCGGACGTGCCCGAACTGCCGGGTGAGGCCTCTGGCCTCCAAGACGGGAGTCGTCATGTCGTTCTCGTTCCTTTCCAGCCGGCCCCGGTGGACGGGTCCGGCGTGTGGTGGCTGTCGTACCGCCGTTCGGGGCGGTGGTGTGTGGTGCGCTGCTGCGTGATCTCGGGTCCTGCGTCGAGGGGTGGCGTCATCGGATGTCTCCCGACGCGAGGGTCGCCGGCCAGCCCGCACCGGGTCCGGCTGCGAGCACCGTGCCCGAGCCGCTGACGGTCCAGGGCCCGAACCCGGCCGGGACGGCGAAGACCTCTCCGGCTGCGAAATCGACGGCCTCGGTGCCGGCCTCGGGGACCAGTGCGCCTGCGCCGGTGAGCGCGAGCGCGACCGAGAAGCCTGCGTCAACGGGCGCGCTGCCGTCGGTGCCGGGCGCCACGGCGAAGAGCTGGAAGTAGGGGTCGGCGGCCGCAGGCAACAACGAGACCGGCGCATCCGTCCGGGCGTCGAGGTCGTGCAGCACGACGAGGTGTTCGATCTCGGACTGCGGGAGCGCCTTCGTCGACACCGCGCCCATCACGGTCTCGAACCCAAGGCCGAGGTGGGACTCGTCGCGCGTCGAGGTCGTGACCGACCACTCCAGGAGGATGGAGAGGTCGGTCGGTTCCTGCACCTCCGCGAGGAAGATGCCGCCGTCGATCGCGTGGGCCGTGCCGGCCGGCACGAGGATGCCCATGCCGCGCTCGACGACGATCCGGTTCATGTGCGACAGCATCCACTCGCTGTCCTGGGCGTCGCGACGGCGGTCGAGTTCGTCGGGATCGACGTCCTCGCTCCATCCGAGGTGGACCGCCGAACCGGGCTCGGCGTCGAGGATGAACCAGGCCTCCGTCTTGCCGTAGGCGCAGTCGAGGTGGGAGGCGGCGAACGCCCGGTCCGGGTGGACGTGGACGGGGAGTCGCTGACGGGCGTCGAGCAGCTTGACGAGGATGCCGGTGTCGGCGGCGTCGGTGCCGTGGTCTTGTCCAGCCCCGGTCCACTGCTCGGGGTCGGCCGCGACGAGGTCTCGGAGGAGGACGCCATCGACGGTGCGGGCGAGGCCGATGGCGCCGCCGGGCTCCTGGTCGGCGCGGCTCACGGTCGCTCCGAGCCACTCCTCCGGCTGGAACTCGCTCTGCTGCTCGATACCGCGCAGGCCGGCGATACGGTCGCCGCCGCGGTAGAAGTGCTCGATGAGGTTCGGCGCGAGTCGCGTCGGCTGGGCGAGCCTCGTGGGCTGGGTCGTGCTCATGCTGCTGGTCCTCCGACCATGCTCGTGGTGGACGCGGTGCGTGCGTCCACGGTGTGACGCGGTGCCGGGCCTGGGATCTCTCCGGAACCACGCGACACCAGGGAGGTCGGGACGACCCACTCGCGCGGTTCGTCGGCCGGTGATTCGCGCAGTTCGAGGAGTCGCTCGATCGCGGCGGTGCCGATGAAGAACGGATCCTGGTTGATGCAGCTGACGGCCGGCCGCAGGACGTCGGCGAGGGTGAAGTCGCCGAACGCGATGTGCGCCGTCTCCTCGCGCCCGATGCGGTGCAATGAGCTCGTCAGACCGATCGCCGCCTTCGCGTTCGACGCGAAGAACGCGGTGGGCGGGTCCTCGAGCCCGAGCAGGCGCTCCGTCTCGGCGGCGTAGTCGAGCGAGCCGTCGATGGTCCAGGAGACGAGTGACGGGTCGAGGTCGATCCCCGCCTCGGCCAGGACGTCGGTGTAGCCCTGGTAGCGCCGACGGATGGTGAGGAAGCGTTCGTCCCGGTCGTAGAAGGCGATGCGGGTGTGACCGAGCTCGACGAACTGGCGGATCGCCAGCTGGGTGGCGGCGTAGTCGTCGACCACGACGCTGTCGAAGGCGGCGAGCGGACGGTCGACGGCGACGACGGGCGTCACGTTCCGGAACGCCTCGAGGTAGGGCAGCTCCGCGGCGACCGGGGCGATGATGACGCCGGCGACCTGGTGGCCGGCGATGAACCCGGTGAGCTGGTCGCGCTCGCGCCCCTCGTCGAGCCCGGTGCTCGCGACGAGGACGCTCAGGCCCTCCTTGAGCGCGCGGGCCTCGATGGCGCTGACGAGCGAGGCGAAGAACGGGTCGGCGAGCGAGTCGATGAGGACGCCGATCGCGCCGCCGGTGCCGGACTTCAGCGAGCGGGCGGCCGTGTTGGGCACGTACCCGAGGCGATCGATCGCCTCGAGCACGCGGCTTCGGGTCTCGGGGTGCACGGACGGTTCGCCGTTCACCACCCGCGAGACGGTCTTGATGCTGACGCCGGACTGCGCAGCCACATCCTTGATCCCGGGCGGCCGCATCAGCGGGTCCCCCTGACGGGAAGCGGAACGGGCCGGACGTCGCAGCCGGCCTGGAGCGACGGGACGTGCACACGTGTCCGGATCGGACTGGTCGCGGTGATCGCGGGGTTGCAGGTGCCCATGGGCTCCACCTCCTGACAGCGTTGTCATCGGTCGGGGTGGTGCAGCTGCAGAACCCCGTCGTTCCTTCGTGCGCCTATACTGACCGCAGACCGACAACGTTGTCAAGCAACGTTGTCTGAAAGAGATCAAATTCATTTGGAACTTGCATCGAAGAGGCGTTCAGCCCCCTCGGATGCGGGTCGCCATCCCGGAGTCATCGAGGAGTCAGCGTGATCGTCGTCGTCGCAGGAGCAGCCGGAAGCGGCAAGACCACCCTCGGACGCGAGCTCGCCCGGGCCCTCCGGCTCCCGCTCCTCGACCTCGACACCATCACCAATCCGTTGCTCGACGGTCTCGGTGCGGTGACCGATCCCGACGGTGCCGAGCCGCTCCACTGGAACGACGCGAAGCTGCGCCCGACCATGCGTCCGGCACGGTACGCGGCCCTCCGAGCGGTCCTCGCCGACCAGCGCGACAGCGGTGTCGGCGCGGTGCTCGTCGCGCCCTTCACCGCGGAGCTCCGCGGCGGCGCCGAATGGGACGCGCTCGTCGAGGCGGCAGGGGTCGCCCCGAAGGTCGTCTGGCTGCACGCCGATGCCGCCACGCTCGCAGCCCGCCGGGCCGAACGCGGTGCCGAGCGGGACACGCACATCGTGGACCCGTCCTCCGACACCCCACCCGCCATCGAGCACCTGTCGATCGAAGCGGCGTTGTCCACCTCGCAGCAGCTCGCCGCCGTCCAACGCGCGCTCGGCCTCGGACGGACCATCGAGGCCTCAGCACCGATCTTCGACCAGGTCTTCGCCGCCGGACTCTTCGACCTCGACGGGACCCTCATCGACTCGACGCCGGCCGTGAACCGGTCATGGGCGCAGCTCGCCCGCGAATACGGTCTCGAGGGCGACCTGCTCGCCGCGGGACACGGCCAGCCCGCCGCCCAGGTGCTCGCCGCGATCTTCCCGCCCGAGCAGGTCGCCGAAGCACTCGCACGGATCATCGAGATCGAGGCCGACGAGGTCGCCGACGTCATCGCGCTCCCGGGGGCGGCGGAGGCACTGGCGGCGCTCGGCGACGACGCGAAGGCGATCGTCACGAGCGGCACGAGGCTCATCGCCGGCAACCGGATCGCGGCCGCCGGGCTCGTGCGGCCGGAGGTCGTCGTGACCTTCGACGACGTCACGAAGGGCAAGCCGGACCCCGAACCGTTCCTGCTCGGCCGCACCCGGCTGGGCATGGAGTCGCAGCCGTGCGTCGTGTTCGAGGACGCACCGGCCGGGCTCGCCGCAGCGCGTGCCGCCGGCTGCTGGACGGTCGGCATCGCGGGGACGCACGAGGCGCACGAACTCGATGCGGACCTCGTGATCGACGGCCTCTTCCAACTGCGGCTCGAGCCGGTCACCGAGGGCGGGTTCCGGCTCGTCCCGGTGTCGCTCGGCTGAGCAGCGCCCCGCTCCCTGAGCGCGTCGGAACAGTCTGAGGCTGTCGATGCTCTTCGGCAACCGCGGAGTCTCGTTCCCTGAGCCCGTCGAAGGGCCCACGGGCAACCTTCCCCACCGCACCTCGACAACCGCGGGCACCCGTTCCCTGAGCCTGTCGAAGGGCCCACGAGCAAGCATCAACTGTCGGATAAATGCCCAGATCAGAGGCCCATTCTGCGCGCGTTCGAATGTCAGTGGTCCGTGTTTGGATGGACCCATGACCAGCACCGCACCGAACCCCCTCGCCGCCGCCGCGGCCGGGTTCGATGCCGTGTGGAACGGTGCGCTCGACGCGATCCGTGCCGGCTCGAATGTCGCGGAGCAGCTCGAGAACATGAACGGCGAGGCCCTGTTCCGGGTCCTCGACGAACTCGGTGCCGTGCAGCATGCCGTCGAGGTGCTCGCCGCCCGGGTCACCGGGGCGATCGCGCTCCGCCCGTCGCCCACCGGCCGCGATGGGTCGCTCGTCCGCGCCGCCGGTTACGCCAACCCGGGCGTGATGGTGTCGGAGCGGTGGCGGGTCTCCCGCGCCCGCGGTTCGGCCATCGCCGAGGTCGGCGCCGCGATCACGCAACCACGCGGGCTCCTCGGCGAGCTGGAGGAGTGCCCCTTCCCGGACATCGCCGCCGCCCTCGAGGCGACACCAGCCGCCGACGATTCCTCCGTCTCTGCCGAAACGGACGGTGCCGGGCCCGCTCAGGCCGAGGCTGCTGGCACGGTGCCCGCCCCGCTCAGCGTCGACGGGGCGGCGGTCATCGTCCGCGAACTGCGTAACGCGGGCCGCATCTGCGCCACCGTCGAACTCCAGGCGGCGTCGGTCATCGCGGTCGAGCACGCCGCGAACGCGCCCTTGCAGGATGTCGTCCGGATCGCGAAGCTCATCCGCACCCGCCTCGACCAGGACGGCCGGGAACCCCGCGACGAACTCCTCCGACGAGCCGAACGCGCGACCCTCCGAGAACTCCCCTCCGGCATGACGCTCCTCCGCGCCGAACTGGCCCCCGAAAGCGCCGCGTTCGTCCGCGCCGGCCTCGACGCCCTCATCGGCGCCGGACTGCGCCGACCGTCCTTCGTGGATGCCGACACCGCCGGCGATCAGCCCGACGGCTCCGGCACACCCATGCCAGACGGCCCATCGCTGATCCCCACCGACCGACGCCGCGCGATCGCGCTCACCGAGATCTTCCGCCACACCGCCGGCTGCAGTGGCGCCGCCACCGAGCTCGCACCCGTGTCCGTCGTCATCCGCGTCGACCACGACACCCTTGAAACCGGCCTCGGCGCAGCCACCATCGACGGCATCGAGGAACCCATCGGCGCAGGAGCCCTCCGCAGGCTCGCCGCGGACGCGAACCTCATCCCCATGGTCCTCGGCGGACCCTCCCAGGTCCTCGACCTCGGCGCCGGCGCCCGCCTGTTCACCCGCGGACAGAAAGTCGCCCTCGCCGAACGCGACGGCGGCTGCGCCTGGACCGGCTGCACCCACCCACCATCCTTCACCGAAGCCCACCACATCACCTGGTGGTCACAAGGCGGCCCCACCAACCTCGACAACGGCATCCTCCTCTGCCCCTTCCACCACCACCGCATCCACGACGACCACTGGACCATCACCATCCAGAACGGCATCCCCTGGTTCATCCCACCCAGCCACATCGACCGCCACCAAACCCCCATCCGAGGCGGACGCATCCACCTCGCCGCCTCAACCAAGGCACCCGCCTGCCCTTCGACAAGCTCAGGGACCGACACGCGAACCACCCTTCGACAAGCCCGGTGAACGACACGCGAACCACCCTCCGACAAGCTCAGCGAACGACGACGCCGTCCTCGACAACCCGGCCACCCCGGTCCCTGAGCCTGTCGAAGGGCACACGACGCGCGCCCCGTCCTCCGCAGACTCACCCCGCGGCGACGACCTCTTCCACCGCCACCCGCGCACCGACGTCCGCCAGCCGCGCGCGCGCCGCGATGAACGCCTCGCGCAGTCGCGCGTCCGATCCGAGGTCGCCGAACACGACCTCCAGGTCCAGGAACGCCCCAGGGCGCTCCGCCTCCTGCGCGACGGCCGCCTGCAACTCGGCCAACCGCCGATCGACCGGGGCAAGCTCCCGCCCGTCGTCACCGACACCCTCGATGAACCGACTCCACGCTGCGAGGACGAGCGCCGAACGCGCGATCCCGCCGCCGGTCCGCAACTGCTCACGGACCACCGGGAGCAGGAACTTCGGGATGCGCTCCGACCCGTCGACGATCTGCCGCGCCAACGTGTCCTTGACCGCCTCACTGCCGAACCGGCGCATCAGCTCCGCACAGTACGCGTCGATGTCGATGCCCGGGACCGGCGCGAGCGTCGGCCGCGCCTCCTCGTGCATGTACCCGAGGAGGAACCGCGAGAACAGCTCGTCGCGGCAGACGTCGTGCACGTACGTCTCCCCCGCCAGCAACCCGAGGTAGCTCATCGCCTGGTGGGAGGCGTTCAACAACCGGAGCTTCATCAGCTCATACGGCTCGACGTCCTCCACGAGCTGCACGCCCACCTGCTCGTATGGCGGACGACCGTCGGAGAAGTCGTCCTCGAGCACCCACTGCTCGAACGATTCCGAGAGCACCGGCCAGCGGTCGTCGATCCCGAACCGCTCGGACACGAACGCACGCTGCTCGTCCGTCGTCGCCGGCGTGATGCGGTCCACCATCGAGTTCGGGAACCGCACCTCGACACCGATCCAGGCGGCGAGCGCCGGGTCGATGCGCTCGGCGAAGGCGAGGACCGCCGTCCGGGCGACGTGCCCGTTGCCCTGGATATTGTCGCAGGACATGACCGTGAACGGGACCGCACCGGCGTCGCGTCGGGCACGGAGGGCCGCCGTGATGAACCCGAGCGGGCTCTGCGGCAGCGCCCCCGCCGGCAGCCCGTCGAGATCCGCGAGCGTCGCACCGTCGCTCGGCTCGAAAGCCCCGGTCGCATCGTTCACCCCGTAGCCGCCCTCGGTGATCGTGAGCGACACGATCCGCGTCGACGGATCGCTCACGCGGGCGAGGACCGCTTCCGGGTCGTCGGGAGCGAACAGGTACTCGACGATCGACCCGACGACGCGTGCCTCGACCTCGCCGTCCGGACTCGTCGTCACGAGCGTGTAGAGCCGGTCCTGAGCGCCGAGCGCGTCCCGCATGGCGGCGTCACCGGCCAGTGTGCCGACGCCGACGAGCCCCCAGGACGCGTGTTCGTCGCCGGGGAGCCCGAGCACGCGGTCGACGAACATCGCCCCGTGCGCACGATGGAAGGCGCCGACCCCGAAGTGGACGATGCCGGGTCGGATGGCCGAGCGGTCATAGGCGGGGACGGCCACCCGCTCGTCGAGAGCGGTGAGGGTGGCGTCGGAGAGCTGGGTCATGTGGTGCCTTCTCGTCGGTGAGCGGGTTCCGGGTGGTGCAGGTCGAGCGTGCTGGGGCTGCAGGGTGGGTCAGACGCCGTGGGTGGATTCGGTCTCCACCGGCGTCGATGCGTCGAGCGTGACGATCCGGGTGGCACGTTGCTTGGTCGCGTCGACCAGGCGGGCGTTCGGCTCGTCGACGCCGAGCACCCAGGCTTCAGCCTCGTCGCGCGGGTGTCCGTGACCGAGGCGTCGGGCGATGAGTCGGTCGCGGCGGACCTCGTCGTCCACGTCGACGTACCAGGACTCGTCGAGATGCGCGGCGACACCCTGCCAGCCGTGGTCGTCGAACAGGAGGTAGTTGCCCTCCGTGATCACGAGCGGCACCTCGGGTCGGACGAGGACGGCACTGCCGATCGACGCCTCGAGCGAGCGGTCGAACCGGGGTGCGTAGATGGGTGTGCCCGGTGAATCGGCGGTGCGTCCGGCACGGGCGAGGCGGGACAGCAGTGCGACGTAACCGTCGACGTCGAAGGTGTCGGGCGCGCCCTTGCGGTCGCGTCGCCCGAGGCGGACGAGCTCGGCGTTGTCGAGGTGGAAGCCGTCCATCCCGACGATCACGGCCTGGTCGCCGAGCGCCGCAGCGATCGCGTCGCTCACGGTGGACTTGCCCGCACCGGGTGCCCCGACGATCCCGAGGATCCGGCGGGACCCGGTGGCGGCGAGCGAGCGGGCGTGATCGATGAGGCCGTCGAGGTCGACGAAGCCATCGAGGCCGGTCCCGGCGGTGGTCGTCGTGCCGCTCATCGTGATGCCTGACCTCTCCTGGGAGCCGACCGGTCGCGGTCGCGCCGTCGCCCGACTCACGGTAAGTCCAGGGGATGCGTGTGTCAACACCAGATGTCACCGGTGTCATCATCTGCGACAGAAATCCATGTCACGGGTGACATGGCCGTCATTCCGTGGTTATGATGCTCCCGACCCGGTGCACCGACGCACGGGCCTCATCACGTCGATCGGACCACCTCATGACTGACTTCAACGGCCGCACCATCCTCGTCACGGGAGCGAGCGGCGGCATCGGCGGCGCCACCGTCCGCCACCTCGTCGCAGCGGGCGCGCAGGTGATCGCCTCCGGTCGCAACGTCGAGCACCTCGACGCCATCGCCGCTGAGACGGGCGCCGAACCGCTGCCCTTCGACCTCACCTCGGAGGACAGCATCCGCGACGCGATCGAGGGACGCGACATCTGGGGCGTCGTCAACTCCGGCGGTTGGGGCGGCGAGATCGCCTCCCCTCAGGAGACCGACATCGACGTGTTCGACAAGGTCATCAGCATCAACGCACGCGGGTCACTGCTCGTCACCAAGTACGCGTCCCGCGAGATGATCCGCCAGGAACGCGGCGGCGCGATCGTGAACGTCTCCAGCCAGGCGAGCCTCGTCGCGCTTTCCGGCCACATCTCCTACGGCTCGTCGAAGGCCGCGCTCGACAACATCACGCGGGTCTCCGCCCTGGAACTCGGGAAGTACGGCATCCGGGTGAACGCCGTCAACCCGACGGTCGTGATGACGCCGATGTCCGCCTGGTACTGGGGTCGGCCCGACATCGAAGGCCCCTTCCTCGAGGCGATGCCGCTCGGCAAGTGGGCCACCGAGGACGACATCGCCGGCCCGATCACCTTCCTGCTGAGCGACGCCGCCGGCATGATCTCGGGCGTCTCGCTGCCGATCGACGGCGGCTACACCGCGCGCTGACCCGAACCGGCAGGACCGAACGGGGGGACCCGAGCATGGCCACGATGCGCCAGATCGCCGCAGCCGCCGGCGTGAGCGCGAAGACGGTCTCGCGGGTCTTCAACGACGACCCGCACGTCCTCCCGGCGACCCGAGAACGGGTCGAGTCGATCATGCGGGAGCTCGACTACGTGCCGAACTCCCTGGCGACGGCGTTCCGCTCGGGCCGCCCGTCGGTCATCGGGGTCGCCGTCCCCGACATCGTCGACCCGTTCTTCGCCGAGATCGCACGTGCGGTGGAGCGGACGGCGCGCGATCACGACATGTCGACGCTCGTCACGAGCCTCGGCGACGACCCGGACCGCGAGCGCGCGGTCCTCGAGCCGATGCTCCGGCGTCAGCTGGCCGGAGTGGTGCTCGCGCCGATCAGCGACGACCAGAGCTCACTGGCAGCGTGGGCGTCGCGGACGCCGTTCGTGTTCGTCGACCGCGCGCCAGGCGGGCTCGCTGCCGACGCGTTCACGCAGGACGACTTCGGTGGAGCGTTCGCGGCGACGACCCACCTCGTCGAGCACGGCCACCGCCGGATCGCCTTCGTCGGCGACCAGCTGGCCCTGCCGACGACCGCCGAGCGGCTGCGCGGGTATCGGGCCGCACTCACCGAAGCCGGGCTGCCCGCCGACGAGGAGCTCGTCGCCCTCGGCGCGGCGACCCGCGAAGGGGCGGCGCGCGCGCTGGCGGCCATCGACTCGCGGGCGACGGCCCTGTTCTCGTCGAACGCCGTCTGCACGATGGCGTTGCTGCCCGCACTCGCCGAGCAACCGCTCCCACTCGTCGCGTTCGGCGACTTCCCCCTGGCCGAGCTCCTGCGACCGTCGGTGTCCGTGATCACGCAGGACCCGGAGGCCCTCGGCCGACTCGCTGCGGAACGGATCATCGATCGCCTCGACCGCCCCGACGCGCGGTACCGCCGGAGCACGGTCCTCCCGGTGCACCTCGTCGAGCGCGACTCATGCCGCGCCGCGTCCGCGACGCGCTGAGCCCTCCCCGCTGGACGATCCGGGTCCCCCAGCCCGCCCACGTGCCCGCGAGCGCTTCCCACCCCTCGACGGGCTCGGGAGCGGCAGACTATCGCCCACGCAGTGCCGCCGCCTCGCTGAGCCATCGGCTGTAGAGGTCCCAGGGGTCGACGTCGCGGGCGACCGAGGCGATGTGGGC from Plantibacter flavus includes these protein-coding regions:
- a CDS encoding HNH endonuclease signature motif containing protein, with protein sequence MTSTAPNPLAAAAAGFDAVWNGALDAIRAGSNVAEQLENMNGEALFRVLDELGAVQHAVEVLAARVTGAIALRPSPTGRDGSLVRAAGYANPGVMVSERWRVSRARGSAIAEVGAAITQPRGLLGELEECPFPDIAAALEATPAADDSSVSAETDGAGPAQAEAAGTVPAPLSVDGAAVIVRELRNAGRICATVELQAASVIAVEHAANAPLQDVVRIAKLIRTRLDQDGREPRDELLRRAERATLRELPSGMTLLRAELAPESAAFVRAGLDALIGAGLRRPSFVDADTAGDQPDGSGTPMPDGPSLIPTDRRRAIALTEIFRHTAGCSGAATELAPVSVVIRVDHDTLETGLGAATIDGIEEPIGAGALRRLAADANLIPMVLGGPSQVLDLGAGARLFTRGQKVALAERDGGCAWTGCTHPPSFTEAHHITWWSQGGPTNLDNGILLCPFHHHRIHDDHWTITIQNGIPWFIPPSHIDRHQTPIRGGRIHLAASTKAPACPSTSSGTDTRTTLRQAR
- a CDS encoding LacI family DNA-binding transcriptional regulator is translated as MATMRQIAAAAGVSAKTVSRVFNDDPHVLPATRERVESIMRELDYVPNSLATAFRSGRPSVIGVAVPDIVDPFFAEIARAVERTARDHDMSTLVTSLGDDPDRERAVLEPMLRRQLAGVVLAPISDDQSSLAAWASRTPFVFVDRAPGGLAADAFTQDDFGGAFAATTHLVEHGHRRIAFVGDQLALPTTAERLRGYRAALTEAGLPADEELVALGAATREGAARALAAIDSRATALFSSNAVCTMALLPALAEQPLPLVAFGDFPLAELLRPSVSVITQDPEALGRLAAERIIDRLDRPDARYRRSTVLPVHLVERDSCRAASATR
- a CDS encoding mannitol dehydrogenase family protein, which encodes MTQLSDATLTALDERVAVPAYDRSAIRPGIVHFGVGAFHRAHGAMFVDRVLGLPGDEHASWGLVGVGTLAGDAAMRDALGAQDRLYTLVTTSPDGEVEARVVGSIVEYLFAPDDPEAVLARVSDPSTRIVSLTITEGGYGVNDATGAFEPSDGATLADLDGLPAGALPQSPLGFITAALRARRDAGAVPFTVMSCDNIQGNGHVARTAVLAFAERIDPALAAWIGVEVRFPNSMVDRITPATTDEQRAFVSERFGIDDRWPVLSESFEQWVLEDDFSDGRPPYEQVGVQLVEDVEPYELMKLRLLNASHQAMSYLGLLAGETYVHDVCRDELFSRFLLGYMHEEARPTLAPVPGIDIDAYCAELMRRFGSEAVKDTLARQIVDGSERIPKFLLPVVREQLRTGGGIARSALVLAAWSRFIEGVGDDGRELAPVDRRLAELQAAVAQEAERPGAFLDLEVVFGDLGSDARLREAFIAARARLADVGARVAVEEVVAAG
- a CDS encoding SDR family oxidoreductase, yielding MTDFNGRTILVTGASGGIGGATVRHLVAAGAQVIASGRNVEHLDAIAAETGAEPLPFDLTSEDSIRDAIEGRDIWGVVNSGGWGGEIASPQETDIDVFDKVISINARGSLLVTKYASREMIRQERGGAIVNVSSQASLVALSGHISYGSSKAALDNITRVSALELGKYGIRVNAVNPTVVMTPMSAWYWGRPDIEGPFLEAMPLGKWATEDDIAGPITFLLSDAAGMISGVSLPIDGGYTAR
- a CDS encoding nucleoside/nucleotide kinase family protein, which encodes MSGTTTTAGTGLDGFVDLDGLIDHARSLAATGSRRILGIVGAPGAGKSTVSDAIAAALGDQAVIVGMDGFHLDNAELVRLGRRDRKGAPDTFDVDGYVALLSRLARAGRTADSPGTPIYAPRFDRSLEASIGSAVLVRPEVPLVITEGNYLLFDDHGWQGVAAHLDESWYVDVDDEVRRDRLIARRLGHGHPRDEAEAWVLGVDEPNARLVDATKQRATRIVTLDASTPVETESTHGV